One window from the genome of Candidatus Kaelpia aquatica encodes:
- a CDS encoding class I SAM-dependent methyltransferase: protein MEAAVAENHKRYLERAALYKSFGYDIEMERKFVIQSAEPLYGNILEVGTGKGHLTVALAKEGYKFSSVDISEQEQKIARLNIKKFGLEKQVDFKIENAEQLSFQDECFDIIFSVNMIHHLLNPFKVIDEFIRIISLEGKIVLSDFNKEGLKLMDKIHSSEGGRHQNNEIMLVQIKDYLVDKGFKTAQYVDKFQDTLIAFHQLI from the coding sequence TTGGAAGCAGCAGTGGCAGAGAATCATAAGAGATATTTAGAGAGAGCAGCCCTCTATAAAAGCTTTGGTTATGATATTGAAATGGAACGGAAATTTGTTATCCAAAGCGCTGAGCCTCTTTATGGTAACATATTGGAAGTTGGCACAGGTAAAGGACACTTAACTGTTGCTTTAGCAAAAGAGGGGTATAAATTCAGCAGCGTGGATATCTCAGAACAAGAACAAAAAATTGCCCGGCTGAATATAAAGAAATTTGGCTTAGAGAAACAGGTAGATTTTAAAATAGAAAACGCCGAACAGTTAAGTTTTCAAGATGAGTGTTTTGATATAATCTTCTCAGTTAATATGATACATCATCTCTTAAATCCATTTAAAGTTATAGATGAATTTATAAGGATTATCTCTTTAGAAGGTAAAATTGTTTTAAGCGATTTCAATAAAGAAGGATTAAAGCTCATGGATAAGATCCATAGTAGCGAAGGAGGAAGGCATCAAAATAATGAGATCATGTTGGTTCAAATAAAAGATTATTTGGTAGATAAAGGTTTTAAAACAGCTCAATATGTAGACAAGTTTCAGGATACATTGATAGCTTTTCATCAGCTTATATAA
- a CDS encoding NifB/NifX family molybdenum-iron cluster-binding protein, translating into MKICITAQGENLESQVDPRFGRCAYFLIVDTDTLEFEVIENGNIAASGGAGIQSGQLIASKGVTVVITGNVGPNAFRTLEAADINIITGVSGSIKEVIERYKAGELKSTQGPSVDSKFGMS; encoded by the coding sequence ATGAAAATATGTATTACTGCGCAAGGTGAAAATCTTGAATCTCAAGTAGATCCAAGATTTGGAAGATGTGCTTACTTTCTCATTGTAGATACAGATACCTTAGAGTTCGAAGTTATTGAGAATGGCAATATTGCCGCTTCTGGTGGAGCAGGTATTCAGTCTGGGCAGTTAATAGCTTCTAAAGGTGTAACTGTAGTTATTACAGGTAATGTTGGGCCTAATGCGTTTAGAACATTAGAGGCAGCAGATATCAATATAATTACCGGAGTCTCAGGTTCTATTAAAGAGGTAATAGAGAGATATAAAGCGGGAGAGCTTAAATCAACTCAAGGACCCAGCGTAGACTCTAAGTTTGGAATGAGTTAA
- a CDS encoding DUF5320 domain-containing protein — MPRGDGTGPFGAESGTGRGMSRAGGRGRMSGNKAGSGPAGECVCPSCNTKVAHNVGVPCYSVNCPKCGAKMVRE; from the coding sequence ATGCCTAGAGGTGATGGAACAGGTCCTTTCGGGGCTGAATCAGGAACTGGTAGAGGTATGAGTAGAGCTGGAGGTCGCGGTAGGATGAGTGGTAATAAAGCAGGCTCAGGTCCTGCCGGAGAGTGTGTCTGCCCAAGTTGTAATACAAAGGTAGCTCATAACGTAGGAGTTCCTTGTTATTCAGTAAATTGCCCTAAGTGTGGGGCTAAGATGGTTAGGGAATAA
- a CDS encoding DsrE family protein — MKVLFIFNNNPYDGSDISWNGLRLIEKLVDLNIEIRIFLMNDAIDLARDEAKPPEGYFDLGQLLKDLILKGIIVKVCGTCKTRCGIYKGKPYFDGAQEAKMTELAQWIKEVDKVITF; from the coding sequence ATGAAAGTACTCTTTATTTTTAATAATAACCCCTACGATGGTAGTGATATCTCTTGGAATGGTTTACGGCTTATTGAAAAGCTTGTGGATTTGAATATAGAAATCAGGATATTTCTTATGAATGATGCGATTGATTTAGCTCGTGATGAAGCTAAACCTCCTGAAGGTTATTTTGACTTAGGGCAATTATTGAAAGATCTTATTTTAAAAGGAATAATAGTTAAAGTATGTGGAACTTGTAAAACTAGATGCGGTATTTATAAAGGGAAGCCCTATTTCGATGGAGCCCAAGAAGCTAAGATGACGGAATTAGCTCAGTGGATTAAAGAGGTAGATAAAGTAATTACATTTTAG
- a CDS encoding ATP-binding protein, which translates to MIISVASGKGGTGKTTIATNLALSISNAQLLDCDVEEPNSHIFINPEIKNREIVSIPVPAVDENKCNSCGKCQEVCVYNAIAIVNKKVLIFPELCHGCGSCSYFCPEKALREVDKEIGVVESGSKDSLDFTYGKLNISEMMSPPLIKAVKKYINKDKITIIDAPPGTSCPVITAIKDVDFVILVTEPTPFGLNDLILAVEVVRKIEIPFGVVINKSDLGNNKTEEYCLRENIPILMKIPFKKEIASAYSEGKLIVEMFPKYKIEFQKLFNNIQEILKGE; encoded by the coding sequence ATGATTATTTCAGTTGCCAGCGGAAAGGGCGGGACAGGCAAGACTACTATAGCCACAAATCTTGCACTCTCTATTTCTAATGCACAGCTTTTAGATTGTGATGTTGAGGAGCCAAACTCACATATTTTTATAAATCCAGAGATAAAAAATAGAGAGATTGTTTCTATTCCTGTGCCTGCTGTAGATGAAAATAAATGTAATAGCTGTGGAAAGTGTCAAGAGGTCTGTGTTTATAATGCTATAGCTATAGTCAATAAAAAAGTTCTTATATTTCCTGAGTTGTGTCATGGATGTGGTTCTTGTAGTTATTTCTGCCCTGAAAAAGCCTTAAGAGAGGTTGATAAAGAGATAGGAGTTGTTGAGTCAGGTAGTAAAGATAGTCTGGATTTTACTTATGGTAAACTTAATATATCAGAGATGATGTCCCCTCCGCTTATAAAGGCTGTTAAAAAATATATTAATAAAGATAAGATTACTATCATAGATGCTCCTCCTGGGACATCATGTCCTGTTATTACAGCTATAAAAGATGTAGATTTTGTTATTCTTGTTACCGAGCCTACGCCATTTGGATTAAATGATCTTATCTTAGCTGTGGAGGTTGTAAGAAAGATAGAGATTCCATTTGGAGTAGTTATAAATAAATCTGATTTAGGTAATAATAAAACAGAAGAATATTGTTTAAGAGAGAACATTCCAATACTTATGAAAATACCTTTTAAAAAAGAGATTGCCTCTGCTTATTCAGAGGGCAAGCTGATAGTAGAGATGTTTCCTAAGTATAAGATTGAATTTCAAAAATTGTTTAATAATATTCAAGAAATTTTAAAAGGAGAATAA
- a CDS encoding 4Fe-4S binding protein, whose amino-acid sequence MKQIVVISGKGGTGKTVITGAFAALAKNKIMADCDVDAADLHLLLAPEIRERYEFRSGVTASIDKDKCIQCKKCIELCRFEAIGKDLTVDSVACEGCAFCSFACPAGAIEMRENSSGEWFISDTRFGELVHAKLGIAEENSGKLVSLV is encoded by the coding sequence ATGAAACAGATTGTTGTAATAAGTGGAAAAGGTGGAACAGGTAAGACGGTAATTACAGGAGCCTTTGCGGCTTTGGCTAAGAATAAAATTATGGCAGACTGTGATGTTGATGCAGCTGACTTACACCTGCTTTTAGCTCCTGAGATAAGAGAGAGGTATGAATTTAGGAGTGGGGTTACAGCATCCATTGATAAGGATAAGTGTATTCAATGTAAAAAATGCATAGAACTATGCCGTTTTGAGGCTATAGGAAAGGATCTTACTGTTGATTCAGTTGCTTGCGAAGGATGTGCCTTCTGTAGTTTTGCCTGCCCTGCAGGGGCTATTGAGATGAGAGAGAATAGTTCAGGTGAATGGTTTATATCAGATACACGTTTTGGAGAGTTAGTCCATGCAAAACTGGGTATAGCTGAAGAGAACTCTGGTAAATTAGTCAGTCTTGT
- a CDS encoding FAD/NAD(P)-binding oxidoreductase: MEKRTDVLVIGGGPAGVVSAVTVKKYYPDKDVLVMKDIKDGVIPCGIPYMFESLKNPEENKLGNESLEKNNIDIVIDKATSINKEEKFVKTVNSDKYFYEKLILAVGSTPINLPIKGVDKKGVYPIYKELGYLKSVVDDIKKCKKVLVIGGGFIGVEFTDELSKIEGLSVALVETLPHLLANSFDPEFFLMAEERLKEKGVEILTSTQVEEIIGDEKVEKVRFRGGEERAIDAVILGVGSKPNIEIAVDAGLEIGHANGILVDEYGRVSSDSDIFAIGDCSCKKDFYTRKAISVMLASTATAEARIAGANLYQIKVVRENKGTIAIYSTYIDGLVLGSAGLTENTALKEGFEIVVGTADGVDKHPGTLPGASQGKVKLIFSKQSGIILGGQVSCGMSCAQAINIIGVAIQKRMSATELETLQIATHPYLTSAPTMYPIILAAQNACSKMRV; this comes from the coding sequence GTGGAAAAGAGAACGGATGTTTTAGTTATTGGTGGTGGCCCAGCAGGAGTAGTAAGTGCTGTAACAGTCAAAAAATACTATCCAGACAAAGATGTTTTAGTTATGAAGGATATCAAAGATGGAGTGATCCCCTGTGGTATACCCTACATGTTCGAAAGTTTGAAGAACCCTGAAGAGAATAAGCTCGGAAATGAATCTTTAGAAAAAAATAATATAGATATAGTAATAGATAAAGCCACCAGCATTAATAAGGAAGAAAAATTTGTAAAGACAGTTAATAGTGATAAATATTTTTATGAAAAATTAATATTAGCCGTTGGTTCTACGCCTATCAATCTTCCAATTAAAGGCGTAGATAAAAAAGGAGTTTATCCTATTTACAAAGAGTTGGGGTATTTAAAAAGTGTAGTTGATGATATTAAGAAATGTAAAAAAGTTTTAGTTATTGGTGGTGGTTTTATAGGAGTTGAATTTACTGATGAGTTGTCCAAAATAGAAGGCCTTTCTGTTGCATTGGTTGAAACTCTGCCGCATTTATTAGCCAATTCTTTTGATCCAGAGTTTTTTCTTATGGCTGAAGAGCGTTTAAAAGAAAAAGGAGTGGAGATTTTAACATCTACTCAAGTTGAAGAGATAATTGGAGATGAGAAAGTTGAGAAAGTACGTTTTCGCGGTGGAGAAGAGAGAGCTATAGATGCAGTTATATTAGGAGTTGGCTCAAAACCTAATATAGAGATTGCAGTTGATGCAGGTTTAGAGATAGGCCATGCTAATGGTATTTTGGTTGATGAATATGGCAGAGTATCATCAGATTCAGATATATTTGCCATCGGGGATTGTTCTTGTAAAAAAGATTTTTATACCAGAAAAGCTATTTCTGTTATGCTTGCTTCTACTGCAACTGCTGAGGCAAGGATTGCAGGAGCAAATCTTTATCAGATAAAAGTTGTTCGTGAAAATAAAGGTACCATTGCTATATACTCAACTTATATAGATGGATTAGTCCTTGGCTCAGCTGGGCTTACTGAGAATACAGCGCTTAAAGAAGGCTTTGAGATAGTAGTAGGGACTGCAGATGGAGTAGATAAGCATCCCGGCACTCTTCCTGGCGCTTCTCAAGGTAAGGTCAAACTTATATTTTCTAAACAGTCAGGTATTATTTTAGGTGGCCAAGTGAGTTGCGGTATGTCATGTGCTCAGGCAATCAATATTATTGGAGTTGCTATTCAGAAAAGAATGTCGGCAACAGAGCTTGAGACTCTACAAATAGCTACCCATCCATATCTTACAAGTGCGCCGACAATGTACCCTATTATTCTTGCTGCTCAGAATGCATGCAGTAAGATGAGAGTATAG